The following coding sequences are from one Rattus rattus isolate New Zealand chromosome 11, Rrattus_CSIRO_v1, whole genome shotgun sequence window:
- the Cxcl10 gene encoding C-X-C motif chemokine 10 — MNPSAAVLLCLVLLSLSGTQGIPLARTVRCTCIDFHEQPLRPRAIGKLEIIPASLSCPHVEIIATMKKNNEKRCLNPESEAIKSLLKAVSQRRSKRAP, encoded by the exons ATGAACCCGAGTGCtgctgtccttctctgcctcgtGCTGCTGAGTCTGAGTGGGACTCAAG GGATCCCTCTCGCAAGAACGGTGCGCTGCACCTGCATCGACTTCCATGAACAGCCGCTGAGACCCAGGGCCATAGGAAAACTTGAAATCATTCCTGCAAGTCTGTCCTGTCCGCATGTTGAGATCAT TGCCACAATGAAAAAGAACAATGAGAAGAGGTGTCTGAATCCGGAATCTGAGGCCATCAAGAGCTTATTGAAAGCGGTGAGCCAAAGAAG GTCTAAAAGAGCTCCGTAA
- the Cxcl11 gene encoding C-X-C motif chemokine 11 codes for MNRTGMAVALAVIIWATTVPGFVMFKGGRCLCIDRGAKVVKMAAIKEVSVIYPSNSCDKVEVIVTLKAHKGQRCLDPTSKQARLIMQTIQKKNFLRRQNM; via the exons atGAACAGGACGGGCATGGCCGTAGCCCTGGCTGTGATCATCTGGGCCACAACGGTTCCAG GCTTCGTTATGTTCAAAGGGGGGCGCTGTCTTTGCATCGACCGCGGAGCGAAAGTGGTCAAAATGGCAGCGATCAAGGAAGTTTCTGTAATTTACCCGAGTAACAGCTGTGACAAAGTTGAAGTGAT TGTTACCCTGAAGGCTCATAAAGGACAAAGGTGCCTGGACCCCACATCCAAGCAAGCTCGCCTCATAATGCAG acaatacaaaaaaagaattttttaaggCGCCAGAACATGTGA